A part of Mustela erminea isolate mMusErm1 chromosome 9, mMusErm1.Pri, whole genome shotgun sequence genomic DNA contains:
- the LOC116599784 gene encoding olfactory receptor 51G2-like, with amino-acid sequence MLAFNSTASTWPTFSFIGIPGLEAAHIWISIPFCVLYLIALVGNALLLILVTAEQNLHEPQFYFLAVLALTDLGLSLSTMPSVLAVFWFDARHVGLDACLTQMFFIHTLSSVESGVLVAMAFDRLVAICAPLNYTRILTHSTVACLSGAALIRGATLLAPLPFFLKTFPFCGANILSHSYCYYPDVLNLACGDVSFSSAYGLVFVLCTFAVDVVFIITSYIKILGTIMKLKTQDRNWRSLHTCACHICTVLVFYLPLISLAVLHRYTRNASPILYTTMSNAYLLMTPLLNPLVYSLKSQQIQAALRKRFWVQRVIAGE; translated from the coding sequence ATGTTGGCTTTTAATAGTACTGCCTCTACTTGGCCCACTTTCTCCTTCATTGGTATTCCTGGTCTGGAGGCTGCACATATATGGATCTCCATCCCCTTCTGTGTCCTGTACCTCATAGCCCTTGTGGGTAATGCTCTTCTTCTTATCCTAGTAACAGCAGAGCAGAATCTTCATGAACCTCAGTTCTATTTTTTGGCTGTGCTTGCCCTTACTGATCTAGGCCTTTCATTGTCCACAATGCCTAGTGTCTTGGCTGTCTTCTGGTTTGATGCCCGCCATGTTGGCCTGGATGCCTGCCTAACTCAAATGTTCTTCATCCACACCCTCTCCTCAGTAGAATCAGGTGTTCTGGTGGCCATGGCTTTCGACCGTTTGGTAGCTATCTGTGCTCCACTAAACTACACCAGGATCCTTACCCACTCTACTGTTGCCTGCCTTAGTGGGGCTGCCCTCATACGAGGTGCCACTCTGCTGGctcctctgccttttttccttAAGACCTTTCCTTTCTGTGGGGCTAATATCCTCTCACACTCTTATTGCTACTACCCAGATGTGCTGAACCTGGCCTGTGGGGATGTCTCTTTCAGTAGTGCCTATGGATTGGTTTTTGTACTCTGCACATTTGCAGTGGATGTGGTCTTCATCATAActtcatacataaaaatattggGCACTATTATGAAGCTAAAGACTCAGGACAGAAACTGGAGATCGCTGCACACCTGTGCCTGTCACATATGCACGGTGCTTGTGTTTTACCTGCCCCTCATCAGCTTAGCAGTGCTGCATCGCTATACCCGGAATGCTTCTCCTATTCTGTATACCACCATGAGTAATGCCTACCTCCTCATGACACCGCTGCTCAACCCTCTTGTATATAGTCTCAAATCCCAGCAGATCCAGGCTGCCTTACGCAAGCGATTTTGGGTGCAACGTGTTATTGCTGGGGAATGA